CCTCTGATTTTAAGGCCTTCAAGGTATAGAATTGCCTAATCCTTCACTTTGAGTGACACCTCAAGGGTGGGAAATGGGGTGATTAAGTTTCACACATTCATCCAGCAGTGCAGGCTCGGGTTCCTCTGGCCAATAACATGGAAGTCACCAGAACCTGAagcacattacacacacacacacacacacacacacacacacacaaaatctatTTTTCAGGGGGGTTATTGTTGTTTTCTAACCTAAAGATGTTACTGTGGTGTCTATTTGACTTCAAGAATGGAAGGGTTGGACTCCATGATGGCCACGATTATTTTGTCAATGTAGTCCTGTAGCCTGTAGTTAATCTCCTCCTGTTTGTGGATGGCCTCCATCAACTGGGACACAGAAAAATTAAGGTCAGTAGATAGAAATGAGTTGGAAAGgtgatgaaaataaaaagacCCACTGCACTGAAAGATTACCTCAGAGCGGGACACAGAGTTAATTTCAGCTGCCAAAGAGTCTGAAAATGAGGCCGACATGAGGTTCTTTGCTCCCTGGATGCTCAGGTTGATGATCTGGCCGTTCAGCTCGTCATTCTGCTCCTTTAGGCTGCGGTTGTCCTAGAGAAGAACGTCAGTACATCTACTATGAAACATGACAACAGCACGGGAGGGCATGCCGCTAATTCAACTGAAATGCTGGAATATTCCACCTGTTTGAGTCGTTTGATCTCTTGCTCCAGTTCTGCTTCACGGGTGCGGGTCTGGTACTCCTGCAGTCCAGCGCCGGGTGTGCGTCCCCTTTTTGCTTCGGCCTCCAGCTTGTACAACTGCAAGTGCTCAAGCTGTTTGCGCAGGTCCTCAATCAGCTGCAATAGatcaaaagacattttcatatTTCTATTACAAACACCTGCACTAATCTatgtaatgagatccaatactaCTGTTTAATGTTGTGGTTGTGATGTGGGTGTGTTGATCATTTGGATACCTTATTTTGCTCAAAGAATATAATAGCAACACCTAACAAATTACATTTCAATATTTAACATATTGTTGAAGGACATGTGCAATTTTTTCACATAATCAAactttttaatacaaaataccCCAAGGATGAACAATTACAACACACTCGCTCTAAACAGCCGTGCTCAGAACAGCCGGTTCTGAGCAAGCGACCGGAGCAAGTGACGGTACCAAGAGCAACTCGGTGCATGTTGCATGTTGAAATAGGTTTCACAGAGAAAACTCAAATCTAGACCTTAAAGACTTGAGCTTTGGAGCAGCAGACAGAGTACACCTACGCTCCTGACCTTGAACAGGAACGGCtaacaaacataaataaatgaatccaaTTTGCTCTCATGTCCTTTGTGGCTGGAAAGTGACATCATAGGTGCTACAATCTATGCATCCAACAACAATGCAGCTCTGCTTAGTTTATGGCTTTGACATGATACTGGTTTCTTGTAGTCGCttgcgagaaaaaaaaaggcaaaacttCATCCAGGGACTGTTATCTCACAAAGTCTGAAAGGCTAACATAAACATTATTTTCATTGACGCTTGATAATTGGGCAGCCACTCCAAAGacccaaatactgtatgtgtacagtatacaaGCACatgaagtccatccatccattttctataccgcttcatcctcattagggtcgcgggggcatgctggagcctatcccagctgacttcgggcgacaggcggggtacaccctggattagtcgccagccaatcgcagggcacatatagacaaacaaccattcacactcacagtcatacctatggacaatttagagtcgccaattaattaatgattaacctcacctgcatgtttttgggaatgtgggaggaagccggagtgcccggagaaaacccacgcacacacgaggagaacatgcaaactccacacagaaatgcccaagggagaatcgaacccaggtcttcccgatctccaggctgttcctgtattggccaactcgaccactagaccaccgtgcggcctaacaCATGAAGTCAATTTTCCATAATATGTCCCCTTTAAATTAATCTGTTGCTAACAACAGCTCTAGCATTGCATCTCATTAGACTACATTAGTCATGTAGTGCTCATGTTTAAAATATAGAGAAAGCAGGCCCACCTCCTGTGTGCTCTCCTTCTCTTTCTGGTTCTGATGGCGCTCATAGCTCAGTTTGTCAGCCATCTTCTGGCGGGACTCCATCTCTTCCTTCCACCTGTCGCTCATCACATCTGTCTCGTCTTCAAGCCTCTGTTTCTCCtagaaaaaataacatacatcGGTTGGGGGGTACATTCGGATTTGATTGGGGCAAGGGAACGAAAGACAGCCATGACACTCACCTCCTCTAACCTCTCAATGTTGGCTCGTAGACAAGGAACACAGGACCTCAGCTCGCTGTTCTCCTCATCTAGTTGCTGCATTCTGGAAAGTAAACATAAGCATTTCTATTTACACACTAGAAAAAATGTGTAACGTTCTCTCTCACACATCAGCACCTAAACCCATGTTGCAGCTCAGTGCCACATGGCGGCAGCATGGAGCCGTTACCATACCAGTAAACAGCTTTTCAAGGGACAATAAGGGACAAGGGACAATTggatagaaatgaaacttggatgtactttagagtagtcagtgtgcagatTGTACAGCAGTATATATTAAGGCTGAATCCCGAGTCTACCCCTTTACCCTTATCTTAGCCCTTGCCCCTTGGTTTTGCGcattcacgagaatcaagtggtgtcccaattctccttaaatcaaggggtAAGGGCTAATTGCTAAGGGATGTACAGCCCAAGAAACTAGGtttgggcaacatttttttatatacaccggtataaattcttccaatgataagaaaatgacttataccggtataaatgatatttttaaacgGAAAAAAGCAGAGTTGATGATGAATTTTTCCTGCAACTGCGTGCCGTGGTGCACTGTATTGACGCACTGGCGCCTAACGTATACCACAACAAGGTCCTCAGGTGGCAAAggagagaaaatgagcatggctgaaggcggAGGAGAAGCAAAGACTGTAGACTAAGACCACTGTAatgtggaagtggtttggtttcgatAGAGCAGATTTGGAGCAAGAGACCATAATATGCAAAGTTTACAAAGCACTGGTGACAACAAAAGGTAGGAACGCGACAAATTTGTTCTACTTTGAATACTTTGCACTGATCTAGTTTGGCAGAGACTAAATGTTCTTGCTGTATTGCACCGTTTgttaccaataaatcaataaatgtgtttaCAATTTTAGACAAGAGTATttaattatatgggttaaggtttgtagctttttatacaagactccgCTGAATTTAGTTACATCATCATACTGTGATACATCCTCAAAAAATTGTTATGGATGCTAAagtccatatcgcccaaccctactgTAAACCAAGTGTTGACTTGACATGACAGGGTAGGCGGGGTCTACTCGGATACAACACAGCGGCAGAGCGGGGACTGAAAGAAACatgtaaatgtaagtaattataCATAATTCATTATTTTCACAGTAACAACACTcatgtttaattaattattcaatcatttgctacttcACGTAAATATTCGCAATGTTTTTAATTGTTGGTTGTCGCTACGTTACAACTAGCCAGCTAACACCGATATCTAACCtaactgcaatctactgcattttaTGAACGATTAGACAATGATTAGGtggttgtatttttaaaatcgctCGCATGGGGACTCTACATTACTGGAGACTGCTGTGACGTTCGCATTAAATATTAGCTATTTAATCATTTAATGCATATTAGTTGTCTGTCATGTAATGCAGCACAGCGTAGTGAATTATAGCCAccctagtccaccaacaattctcatggtgcgatatgtttattgtacttagcatacagtatggatggtcaggaagaGATCTAAACGACATGGCCATATGCGGAGAGAACACCACATTATTGatgtttattcaacttttggaaccTTACGTTGTtaccatctattttttttaactttactctactgtatttgttttcagcacactattactatactactattactattattattattgtatttacaatgagttaatatGTGTCATGCttatgtgtcattcctgcaggagatgctgagccaagtgAAGTCAGTCCTCTAATACACAATACAGCACTCctccaggaccattcaaaagctgcaatcccagtatcaaaaagtcaaatgcagcaaaatgccattctggacttccttacaaaagaatctgagggagaacatcaatgacaatgacaggaggagagcgaggccaaGACAGGgagttttttaaacattgaaataatgctGGATAAGGTTTATTACATgtattacatttgttgatggtCGTAAAGCTTgctatattgttatttctatttcatatgtatatttaatacattttctgttttcatgaaTGTTGTTACAGTGTGGGTTGTAAGTAGTTATTTATTtgagtttgttgttttgcaataaatgtcagtttgtaaaaatgtgtgccttttatttaaaaaaatgcatcgtGAGTAGACTAtgtaacattgaaataatgcagaaatgtatacaccttactttatggtaggaaCAATTTAAGtatctcatctgcctatgtcacagccaacaagcggtgaagggtgatgacgtaatgagaatcaagtggtgtcccatttcgtAGCAGTTTCTTCCACCTTTAAGGGCTAGGGGAAAGGGTAAGACAAAGGGTAAGAtgaaggggaagggctaaggggtagaattgggattcagtctTACTATCCATTCTAAATGAATCACCACACAGTCATTATTATCTAAACACAACACGGTGGAGGTAGTTTTATAGTTAGgggttgcatgagtgctgccagcaatggggagctgcggttcattgagaataaaatggttgctgaaatctGAGCGGTTTACTCATTTTCAGGAGATGTGTATAAGGGGATCTAAATCATTGCCAGGAGGTTTTGAATGATCAAGAATGTACCTGGCCTGCAAGTTCTCCACCTCcatccctctctctctctccatcttGCTCAGTGCTTCCTTGTGACGGCGCGTTTCATGCTGCAGCTGCTCATCCGCGAGAAGCTCCTGCTCCTTCAGCTGCTCCTCCAAGGCATTGGCGCGGTGCACCAACTGAAGATTCTCCTGCCGCAGGCGAGCGTGCTGCTCTCCTGAAGCTTCGGACTCCTTCTCCAGCTCGGCCACGCGCCGCTCGAGCAGCAGCATCTGCCAAGTGGTTAGTCAACAGTCAGCGGAACGCCATCTCATCTGAAGCACTCTTTCGACAGCAGATGACCTCTCACCTTATCTGTGATGTCATTATCGGCCAGCTCCAGGATGTCGCGTGTCAAGTCGCTCACTGTGTCCAGTGTTAttgagctgttctgcagaaGATGTCTACAAGGAACAAAGCATAGCTCAACATCACCTCAAGTCTGATAAACATTTGCTTCGCTATCGAAAACAAAACCTTGAGAACTCTTGCTGATTTTGCTTACCTTGCCACCTTCTTGCTGGACAGCCTCTTGCCAGCACTGGATGGGGAGACGAATAACAGGAAAGTGGTCAGGAAGCAAAGAGTGATAGAGGAAGGAGACACTATCTTTTGATAGTCGCCTTATCTGCGCCGTCCCTTTCTGCTAGTAGAGCAAAGGGGGTTTGACAAATTCTAACTCTATTAGAGTGAAAATGAGACACAGTAACACAGCAAACTATGACTTCTAAAGTTAATCTAGAAAGTGCTGATCTAGGCTCAGTTTTTCCTGCCAAACCATGGTGCATGAGTATAAAAAACGCTACTATTTCAAACAGGATTTTACTCTATAATGTGCTCCTTTCACCATTTTTACAACTGAAAGCAGATTAAATTGGATTTCTGGGTTACTTCTGGGTTCCCGTAACTCTACTGCTACTGGCCAGTAATCCTGGATCAGCAAGTATTTTCTGTCAACAGCTATTTTAAAAGTGTGAAGAggattgtgtaaaaaaaatagacaaaaacattgaaataggCATGACTTACCTGTATTGTCTGGTAAGACAACTCAAACAACCTAACTATTTTCCCCAGTGCAAGCTAACCCTGAGGATGAGGATGCCAATGAAGAATCTAAaggatgttttttaaaatgatcacaCAATCTCTGAAACTATGTGGTGTGTGTATGCAAATGCAAcacaacatgcacacatacacgaTGGGTACATGCGTTAATCTAATCAACACTGCACACACGGCCACAGGGCAGAGTTGTGTTACCTAGTCATCTCTAGGAAATTGAGGCGAGTGGAGAGGTCCTCGAGGCGACTTATTTGTTTGTGACACTGGCTACAGAAAAAGTCCAGCGCCTCCTCCCTGAGGAAGCTCTGGAAGCAGTCAGGGAGAGGAGCAGGTGCGCTGGAAGGAGGGggaagaaggagaggaggagaaggaagcGGTGAGTGATAAACAAGCAAGGGGTGCATCAAGGTGGGGAAAAGATCCCTCTGGTATGTTGGGGTAAAGTGTGAGGGCTCCATGAGGAGGACTGTGGAGGGTGACTGGGGGAATAGTCTAGAGACGTGGAGATAAAATTTCCTATCCTTGCAAGACGAACCCAGAAAATCTACTCCCTTGCGAAAAACAGATTAAATACATAGTGGAGTAAATCAACGGAGAAGCCTGTGTGCTCTCCTCATAGCCATGATGCTGATTGTTCATTCAAGGAGTGAGTCAGCCCTTCCATTACGCAAACTATCTGGCGCGCGTTTCTGTTTGCTAAGGCACAAAAGCACAGAAGGGCTTGTCCAAGTGTCATAGGCACTAATGTCCTAAGCCATTTATTTCTACCTTCTACCTACAAATGGATGCCCGTGCATTTTTACATGTCTAACAGAGGTCATCAAACaggcttatactgtatactgtatatgtagataAATAATGGTGTGCATATGTAGACGGCGCTGCTGAGCATGACACATTCACAGCGAGTGGGTGAAGCTTGTGGGATGCAGTATGATTTTCCGAAACAAAGCACATATTCTGTAGACAATTTGTTACTTTTAGATTATGTTTaacacaaccttctaaatgtttgGAATACAACAATACCATCAGTAGTACAGTAGTCTGTGTTCATTTTGGATAACAGCATAGAAAACTCAACAaccagccattattgtctaaatagctggtaacacaagtgagtaccaagataattctgtcttgcctacagtcaatcatggtggtggtagtgaaatggtctggggatgcacgagtgctgctggggagctgcggttcattgtgGTGAGACAAGAATTCCAAGATGTACTGCAGCATGGGCCGCAGGGAAGTTTTcttcaacatgtactgtgacattctatTTACCAAAAATACTGTCCCTTTGGacccaatttggacatgttcgcTGAGAGTTGTACTCACATGTGTtgtattaagacaaaaaaggctGTGTGTTAACTGATTTTAAGTACATAGTACATCTATATGGCAATATAAGATGTAGActaactactctaaagtatataccAGTTTTGTTGAGAAGAGATAAAATGATTGCTAAAATGTGAGggatgtactcacttttgtgaaatactgtatattcaagttggttccttgttgtttttaagtatTTCTACATTTCAAGCAATGATGTATTCTAATTAGGCATTTGATTACATTTCCTTGACTGACTATGGCGGGACTAAACTAACATGATGGATGGGAGaatctctctgaatgttcttaGCTCCTGCTTCCAACCTAGTGTCATAGTGAGCAGAATATCGCTGCCTGGAGGAGTTGTGCCATATTCTTCATGATttgcaaactagttgagactagACTCTAGTTGAGACTaaacaacagtgcctctgctggttgcagtcaGATAGTGCACCGGTTTGATTAAATGGCTTCAAGACATTAATAACGTAATAATCCATTCCACACACCTGTTTATTTTCATGCCAGTTGGTGGTAAAACTAGCTGCAAGCGGTTTAGAACTTCTGGGAAAGGAAAATCACAGAAACGTGCAAATGATCCAGCTTAAGAGTTCCCAGTGAAAGAGTGAGTAAGAGTGCGGAAAAGGTAGGAGAACACAACAGGTACCTCATTGGACAGATAGGACATGTTTAATGAACTAAAACTAAGCCACAGAAAACCACAGTGAGACAAGAGGAATGAACTATGTAGTCACTTATCTTGACCTTCACCACAAAAGGAGACAGACAGGAAAGGACGTCTGCAGATATCTTATCACAGTTTGACCTCaaagtttttaaaaaggtgGCATTTGGGCCAGAACAGTGCCAATAAAAACACTCTCTAATCAAGATTAATTTGACAGTCTGCAACAAATTATAGTCTTTTTCAGTGAAATATCATTGCGGTGTCCCCATTTCAAAATAATGTCTTGGATTGACAATAGTACCTGGGAGAGAGCAGAGAGGAGACATTGATCTGCTGAGGTGTCTGTGCCAGAGGCGAGTTGGCCACACCTTCCTCAGTGCTCTCCAGCAGCAGCTCTGAAGTATTGCTCTCCCCAAAATCTTCAAAGTGCTCCTCCTCGCCACTGATGACGGTCACCAGGGAGGGGTTGTGCAGTTCAGAATTGAGGGAGAAACTGTGAGAGGAAGCACAGAACAATGCTCAACTATATGGTTATGGTATATTATTATATGCATTAAAGAAGCAATAGACTCTGCCTCTTATTTATGGAATGTGGACGtattttagagtagtcagcgtaCAAGCTTGTAAAGTAATAACTACTAGTTATATCTAGGGATGActgatattatcggcccgataccagaacgtggtgggttgtcaaaacagcACTAATGGTGAGGcgggtagcgggaatgtaaaaaaaaaaaaaaatagcggcaGGCAGTTGCGCAGGAGACTCCTCGGCTGAAAATGCCTTGCTGCCGGATTCACCAAACTTGTGGAGTTCCTCAAGCCACACTTTGCCATGCCCAAtcacaagtatttctcagatgtttgcttacTCGAGTTGAACTAatttgtttacagccacgttgagaaaggaattgctgatgctgtatccattagcttcacaaaatatatgtattaattCCATGAAAGGAGACGTGATGCtgcacatatcggtatcggtatcagttgatattgcAATCAGATAttaagagttggacaatattggcatattgaatatcggcaaaaaagccaatatcggacatcccctgttatatccaagtttcacttGTATAGTATTCTCTTGAGAAAAGTGttcagtcaaaccttggtttttgtgcgCCCCACTTATGTATGATTAATTTTTAggtcaaaattttgcctcggtctTCGTACACCATCTTGGTTTTGGTACAGTATTGCGTGTAGCAAAGTTGTCCATTTGCCTTGCACTACATCGTTCCACAAAATCGAGTGCcccaacaaagcaccctacacgttgctgacttactgtccatgcattttttactgAGTGCGACTGTtgaataacccgccatggggccaaatgaCGTTGTGGGTGTAAGCACTTTGATAgagaaggtaagaaacactattaaattccaTCTCACCGagaagtccacatcaacaataagttccatgcatcagtcatttataattatttcacattgttttctgcatattaaactatattttttttctataaaatgtaccttttgttaatatttttgggtttctggaaagaattaattagatttacattatttcgtaTGGGaaagtcgattaatctgaagcttgttgtttcgattaatcgagtaatcggttaggccctaaacggaccaaatcaatatgaagccaACACAAATAGTTAGTACAGTGTGGGCCATAAGGTTCCATACATTGTAAAATGtagattgtttttgtgtttcagaTCAGATCCCCAGATCTCTCCCGTCTTGATTTCTATCTTTGGGGGAACTTGAAGGCCATGGTGTAACAGGTGAAAATACCAGACATAAATCATCTCAAGGAACATATCACCAACACCATTACATGCATAACTTCAACTGTGCTAATGCAAGTTCATCAACAGTGGTATTAATATGTGTTTTCAAAACAATAGtaatcatatagagaacattaTGTAAATAAAAACCGTTGTCCaaaatgaatgattatttttccgATGTATGGAAACAAACCTATGGCTCACCATGTAGTTCGCAACATATCTTGAAAGAGGCAAAAtattgatcactgttttccgaAGTCAAAGTTGatttgtgtgaatatcttgttttgcctaaaacacaaagataataggtctgctttcatggatgactaaggaaattaaaaattagtcacatctgagaggctgaaaccaaAAActattaatcgaataccaaaggtgtcaattaattggataatcgattaaccatCTATTCACCAATTAATTTTTGATGCTGTAATTCAGAATAAAACAAACCCACTTTAAAGCCTATTcaagtgcagtcgtccctcacaatatcgcaGTTCGATTATCATTGCCTTGCtatgtcacggtttttcagaaatgaattaataaatgattggtgTTTCGTGGTAgcctatggtctattattagtcaaaacatattgaaatacaagtcatatgtagtattctggtcacttggcGGCAGTAAtaccttatattacattaccgtaacactgcatgaagtcatgaagtcagccattgcatgtccgacatgatagagtgaaaaaagttctcccctCATCCCGTGTGGaattggtacatttttggcttctcgAGTTTAGcgaaataaaatgaaagctaacttgttagctcacTAGCGGTTGTCTCGAGCCCCTGCAGCGTAGGAGttgcaatgtggcgtaaacaatgaataataggcgtgtaaaggtgactatagggatgttatttcatgtctacaggtctctaataatcttaaaacgtatttagaaagtcataaacaggttttctatgctctaactacaaaaatattgcatttattaacattgaatcctatatcgcggaaattaatttaacagtagttgggtctggaaccaattcaccgctataaacgagggacgacagtaCAATTAATCTGGCCATAGGAACAGCAGCAATCTGGACAAGTCTTTGAGGGTAATCTGCTAATTCACATTAATCCTAAAGGCTGCTTTGGCTGCAACAAAATGCCTTGTGCCTTGGTGGAAAACCATGATCCTTCAAGATGTGTGGAGAGAATCATAGTGGAATCATAGTGGGAGCAAAACAGTTGAGGCTCTTAAATGACCAGTTTTTACAAATTCCAAGATAGAGCCATTGAGTAGATCTGGAGATTGATGTACAATATTTCAGTGATCCTTATTTAAAAAGGAAAGCTGAAAAGCTGGCATTTCCTGTTTTTCGACAGGATACGTTGAGAGCCTAAGCACACTCAGGATGAGGATGTCCAAATCAGCAAAAAAAGCTTGCTTTCTCAGCATACAAGGCCCATTTTCTTGTTCACAATTCAGGTGCTATTTTGCTGTCTTATTCAAAGATAAAAGTACCACAGTGCGTGGGGTATGCATTGGAAAAAATACTTTACAAGTTCAAGGACACTTCAGTCTCTTGACTGGGCCTCTGCAGCAGTGCTCTGAGCAAACATTAGGCAGAACTGGTTAAAAAGTAACACTATCAATTTTAAAGCCACTTACCCTTTACCCGGGTTCTTAGCACATGGCCCCATATTGAGGTCCCTCACACAGAGGGTCGGTGAGGCAAGCGAACGCATCTTAGAACGCCCTCCACTGCCCTGGCGTGAAAGCCTAGGAGCAACTGGAGTTAAAACCCCAGACAACCAGAGTGGAATCCTGAAGTCTTACGATTTACACCAACTGGAAACAAAAGCAAGACTAGAACAAGGTCCTAGACTTTGCAGAGATCTACCACCCAACAATGCCCTGTGGCGGATGGCACATCGTCTGTACCAGCAGACTGAATCAGAGAGGGTTGACTATGAGAGGGTTAATCAGATTTGAGGCTAAGCAACAACCATCAGACAGTCTTGCGGACTGTCCGAGGGCCAAATGTGTGTGGGGACACAGGTGGGGGGAGGCTAATCCAGTTACAGTCTTAATCCCTCGTCCAGTGCATAGTAGCATAGCCTGTTTTTGGTTGATGGCTCTTGCTTGCCTCCAAAACTCAATCAActtaatgacatttttcccactAAGCGTCAGTGAATTGGTTTCAAATGTGATTGCTTCAACTTCAACTGATGAGGACAATTCCAGAAATCAATCAACAAAAGTCAGATGAGGTTCCATGTTCTGCAACACTGTGACACTGGAATAGTGTTCCTGTCAGCAAGACTGGTGTCATTGGGCAAAAGAGGGAATCGGCTTATTCCaagagaaaacaacaaaagagcTGAGCTCAACACTTCCTGGAATTCAAGGCTGGAATGGGAAGACCAAAACACAATCAGTCACCACATGCCCAACATACTATATCACAGGCCTTTCATgacaatcaataaatcaattaattgcatgataaataaaaacaaactatataattttgccggcctctataaattgacatgtgcgtgcgtgtttgttttgCTCCTCTCGCTTTCACTCTACCAAAGAGACTGCATGACAAGAGGGTCCACTCTGTGCCTCtggcgcattggttctatagtggaatgaacagagtgagtgtACCCTCGTGTCAGTCATcaagtctctttgtcccagtggatGAAGGCGTGGCTGCTAGCGAGTGCTGCAGACGGCAAGTGGGgcagcaatccacccttttacGACTGAGAACCAtcgcctcggatttggaggtgctgagtctcatcccagaagcgcttcacactcagatgcaaaccgccccagtaaatgctgaaggtcaaGCTAGGCCTGGGGCAGGGGCTcagatgagttggattagatggcaggggaggatgccggacagacctgggagacccaaacatGTAGTGAGGGTGTACTGGGaatgtttggcagagtctcctgttcatcgagtcttcaactctcacctctggcagagcttcgcctgcatctcGGGGGACGACGAGGATATTGACTACGAATGGGCCCtattctgtgcctccattgctgcatccgcaaggtggtcggtgccagtcaaGGCGgaaagccccgaacccgatagtggacaccagaggtcaggtttgccgtcaagctgaagaaggagtcctatcgagcatggatggtttgtgggactcctgaagcagctgataggtaccggcaggccaagcggcatgcGGCTAATTTGTAGGACAAATATTGTCCaggaaaatttgttatcgtgacaggcctactataTCAAAACTGTAGCTACACATGAAGCATGTGCAGCATCTTACTTTGGCAATTAAGATTCATTCTTTTCCATATATCAATCTGTAATATCAGCAATCCAGATCCTAGGCAGTTGTTGAGACAAAGGCTTGTACAATGCATCAGACAGCGAAGGACTTTCAAACTAAAAGGGATACCAATCCCTTCAGTCAGTACTTCAGTCTTCTCAGCCTTATCTCAGTCGTCTTTTCCCAGCTGAGAAGAATGACAACACACTGTAGTCAGACTCGATTTGGATAAGAAAAGGGGAAGGCGACTCAGCGTT
This sequence is a window from Dunckerocampus dactyliophorus isolate RoL2022-P2 chromosome 2, RoL_Ddac_1.1, whole genome shotgun sequence. Protein-coding genes within it:
- the rab11fip3 gene encoding rab11 family-interacting protein 3 isoform X3; protein product: MVLDMQNEVTDSAYLGSESTYSECETFTDEDTGALVPPEMHEDVDTDSGIEAALHDPEDAMNSFSLNSELHNPSLVTVISGEEEHFEDFGESNTSELLLESTEEGVANSPLAQTPQQINVSSLLSPSAPAPLPDCFQSFLREEALDFFCSQCHKQISRLEDLSTRLNFLEMTSAGKRLSSKKVARHLLQNSSITLDTVSDLTRDILELADNDITDKMLLLERRVAELEKESEASGEQHARLRQENLQLVHRANALEEQLKEQELLADEQLQHETRRHKEALSKMERERGMEVENLQARMQQLDEENSELRSCVPCLRANIERLEEEKQRLEDETDVMSDRWKEEMESRQKMADKLSYERHQNQKEKESTQELIEDLRKQLEHLQLYKLEAEAKRGRTPGAGLQEYQTRTREAELEQEIKRLKQDNRSLKEQNDELNGQIINLSIQGAKNLMSASFSDSLAAEINSVSRSELMEAIHKQEEINYRLQDYIDKIIVAIMESNPSILEVK